One window of Alteriqipengyuania lutimaris genomic DNA carries:
- a CDS encoding bacteriorhodopsin, protein MAASMIESPSITDNTVVTPPIPEADTALADQLGNIENIVMLTTQQYTLGSLILMVSYGACFAFILYFLMSAQSLAPRYRLVPVLSAVVMASAGLSLLQEFTLWKASFAFVDGMYRPLAENETFTNAFRYGNWTITVPILLTQLAIAMGLKEQDIHRRSLRMAVPGVLMIWTGLYGQFGEVGDFSHLNLWGVISSIFFLWLVLEVRHTLVSGINNTPDILQPWPKNLWWFFLVTWGLYPLAYALPQLGATGDIVLARQAIYSVADISSKLIYGIILSRFVLRRSAFEGYMPAAEVLSGAPGKPNTGGPGLRRAP, encoded by the coding sequence ATGGCTGCTTCGATGATCGAATCCCCTTCCATAACCGACAACACGGTAGTCACCCCTCCGATCCCCGAAGCCGATACTGCCCTGGCCGACCAGCTGGGCAATATCGAAAACATCGTCATGCTGACGACGCAGCAATATACGCTGGGTTCGCTGATCCTCATGGTCAGTTACGGGGCATGTTTCGCCTTCATCCTGTACTTCCTGATGAGCGCGCAGAGCCTTGCCCCGCGCTATCGCCTCGTGCCGGTCCTGTCGGCGGTGGTCATGGCCAGCGCCGGCCTCAGCCTGCTTCAGGAATTCACGCTGTGGAAAGCGAGCTTCGCCTTCGTCGACGGCATGTACCGTCCCTTGGCGGAGAACGAGACCTTCACCAATGCCTTCCGTTACGGCAACTGGACCATCACGGTGCCGATCCTGCTGACCCAGCTGGCGATCGCGATGGGCCTGAAAGAGCAGGACATCCATCGCAGGTCGCTGCGCATGGCGGTGCCGGGAGTGCTGATGATCTGGACCGGGCTTTACGGCCAGTTCGGCGAGGTCGGCGATTTCTCGCATCTCAACCTGTGGGGCGTGATTTCTTCGATCTTCTTCCTGTGGCTGGTGCTGGAAGTGCGTCATACGCTGGTTTCGGGGATCAACAACACACCGGACATCCTGCAGCCCTGGCCGAAGAACCTGTGGTGGTTCTTCCTCGTCACGTGGGGGCTCTATCCGCTCGCCTATGCGCTGCCGCAACTGGGTGCGACCGGCGATATCGTGCTTGCCCGCCAGGCGATCTATTCGGTGGCCGACATAAGCTCCAAGCTGATCTATGGCATCATCCTCTCGCGCTTCGTCCTGCGCCGGAGCGCGTTCGAGGGCTACATGCCCGCGGCCGAGGTATTGTCCGGTGCGCCGGGCAAGCCGAACACGGGCGGTCCGGGCCTGCGCCGCGCGCCGTAA
- the nadA gene encoding quinolinate synthase NadA, translating into MNDQSRPPSGDDLLAEIDRLRKERNAVILAHYYQKPEIQDLADFVGDSLQLSQMAAETDADVIAFCGVKFMADTAKILSPEKIVVLPDMDAGCSLEDSCPPEKFKAFREAHPDHIALTYINCSTEVKALSDVIVTSSSAETILEQIPRDQPIIFGPDRHLGGYLNRKFNRDMLLWPGVCIVHEAFSETELLKLKAQHPGAPIAAHPECPPAIVEHADYVGSTSGILQFAETFEGDKLIVATEPHIIHQMEKALPEKTFIGAPGADGNCNCNICPYMALNTLEKLYTSLRDLTPQIEIEEGLRMKAKQSLDRMLEMASGTIGKGDLSKID; encoded by the coding sequence ATGAACGATCAATCCCGCCCGCCCTCCGGCGACGACCTGCTCGCCGAGATCGACCGCCTGCGCAAGGAGCGCAATGCGGTGATCCTGGCGCACTACTACCAGAAACCCGAGATCCAGGACCTCGCCGATTTCGTGGGCGATTCGCTCCAGCTGTCGCAGATGGCGGCAGAGACCGATGCGGACGTGATCGCCTTTTGCGGCGTGAAGTTCATGGCCGACACCGCGAAAATCCTGAGCCCCGAGAAGATCGTCGTCCTGCCCGACATGGACGCCGGCTGCTCGCTCGAGGACAGCTGCCCGCCCGAGAAGTTCAAGGCTTTCCGCGAGGCGCACCCCGATCACATCGCGCTCACCTACATCAACTGCTCGACCGAGGTGAAAGCCCTGTCGGACGTGATCGTGACCAGTTCCAGTGCGGAGACGATCCTCGAGCAGATCCCCAGGGACCAGCCGATCATCTTCGGGCCGGACCGGCACCTTGGCGGCTATCTCAACCGCAAGTTCAATCGCGACATGCTGCTGTGGCCGGGCGTGTGCATCGTGCACGAGGCCTTCAGCGAGACCGAGCTTCTCAAGCTCAAGGCGCAGCATCCCGGCGCGCCGATCGCAGCGCACCCCGAATGCCCGCCCGCAATCGTCGAGCACGCCGACTATGTCGGCTCGACCAGCGGCATCCTGCAATTCGCCGAGACCTTCGAGGGCGACAAGCTGATCGTCGCGACCGAGCCGCACATCATCCACCAGATGGAAAAGGCGCTGCCCGAGAAGACCTTCATCGGCGCGCCGGGTGCGGACGGCAACTGCAACTGCAATATCTGCCCCTACATGGCGCTCAATACGCTGGAGAAGCTCTACACTTCGCTGCGCGACCTCACCCCGCAGATCGAGATCGAGGAAGGCCTGCGGATGAAAGCCAAGCAGAGCCTCGACCGAATGCTGGAGATGGCGAGCGGCACGATCGGCAAGGGCGATCTGAGCAAGATCGACTGA
- a CDS encoding BCCT family transporter produces MTDPVLQEASDDPSQLRLVANRPVFFGSAILIVAFALFGAIFSETAGQVFDRIQALIVADFGWFYILTVAGFLVFVVFLTLSKYGDIKLGPDWSEPEYSHLSWFAMLFSAGMGIGLVFFGVAEPMLHYADPPRGDALSVDAARQAMVLTFFHWGVHAWSIYAVVGLALAYFAFRRGLPLTPRSALYPLLGSRIHGPIGHAIDIFAVLGTMFGVATSLGLGVLQVNAGLAFIAGVPQSAGIQIALIAGITLLATLSVYLGLDKGVKRLSEFNILLAVILLGFVLVTGSTIFLLQAFVQNTGAYLGQVVERTFRLYAYEPNEWLANWTLFYWGWWIAWSPFVGMFIARISRGRTIRQFVGGVLVVPVLFTFLWMTVFGNTAISLDMTGVAPLAGIVQDNVPTALFATLAELPLSSITSIAATLLIVTFFVTSADSGALVIDTITNGAAEAPPVWQRVFWAICAGAVAAVLLVAGGLQALQTAAIASALPFAVVMVFICYGLLKALAMEKTGGVPAYGMLPAQPLDAETSWKKRLSTITGSFRKEQVAEFLEEKALPALEDVAAEMRRRSLAPEVTREGGDVLLSVPHGEHGTFSYEVRARAFRAPSFAWAEAHRPGDDDKRHFRAMARSSEGGHPLDVTGYTTEQLIGDLLNRYAHFRHARRLA; encoded by the coding sequence ATGACCGATCCCGTATTGCAAGAAGCCTCCGACGATCCATCGCAGTTGCGGCTGGTCGCCAATCGTCCGGTGTTTTTCGGATCGGCCATCCTGATCGTGGCCTTCGCGCTGTTCGGCGCGATTTTCTCGGAAACGGCAGGGCAGGTGTTCGATCGCATCCAGGCGCTGATCGTCGCCGATTTCGGCTGGTTCTACATCCTCACGGTTGCCGGTTTCCTGGTCTTCGTCGTATTTCTCACGCTCAGCAAATACGGCGACATCAAGCTGGGCCCCGACTGGAGCGAGCCGGAATACAGCCACCTGTCGTGGTTCGCGATGCTGTTCAGCGCCGGCATGGGGATCGGCCTCGTGTTCTTCGGCGTGGCGGAACCGATGCTCCATTACGCCGATCCGCCGCGGGGCGACGCGCTCAGCGTCGATGCGGCGCGGCAGGCCATGGTGCTCACCTTTTTCCACTGGGGCGTGCATGCCTGGTCGATCTATGCCGTGGTGGGCTTGGCCCTGGCCTATTTCGCGTTCCGCCGCGGCCTGCCGCTGACGCCGCGTTCTGCGCTCTATCCGCTGCTGGGCTCGCGCATTCACGGGCCGATCGGCCATGCGATCGACATTTTCGCGGTGCTGGGCACCATGTTCGGCGTGGCCACCTCGCTCGGTCTGGGTGTGCTACAGGTCAATGCAGGCCTCGCCTTCATCGCCGGAGTGCCGCAATCGGCGGGTATCCAGATCGCGTTGATCGCGGGGATCACGCTGCTCGCCACGCTGTCGGTCTATCTGGGCCTGGATAAGGGCGTGAAGCGCCTGTCCGAATTCAACATCCTGCTGGCGGTGATCCTGCTCGGCTTCGTCCTGGTGACCGGTTCGACGATCTTCCTGCTGCAGGCCTTCGTTCAGAACACCGGTGCGTATCTGGGCCAGGTGGTGGAGCGGACCTTCCGCCTCTACGCATACGAACCGAACGAATGGCTGGCCAACTGGACGCTGTTCTACTGGGGCTGGTGGATCGCGTGGTCGCCCTTCGTCGGCATGTTCATTGCGCGCATTTCGCGCGGGCGCACGATCCGTCAGTTCGTGGGCGGCGTGCTGGTGGTGCCGGTCCTGTTTACCTTCCTTTGGATGACGGTCTTCGGCAACACCGCGATCTCGCTCGACATGACCGGGGTCGCGCCGCTTGCCGGGATCGTTCAGGACAACGTGCCGACCGCGTTGTTCGCTACGCTGGCAGAGCTGCCGCTGTCGTCGATCACGTCGATCGCCGCCACGCTGCTGATCGTGACCTTCTTCGTCACCTCGGCGGATTCGGGGGCGCTGGTGATCGACACCATCACCAATGGCGCAGCGGAGGCCCCGCCTGTCTGGCAGCGCGTGTTCTGGGCGATCTGCGCGGGCGCGGTTGCGGCCGTGCTGCTGGTCGCGGGCGGGCTGCAGGCGCTGCAGACGGCCGCGATCGCGAGCGCGCTGCCCTTTGCGGTGGTGATGGTCTTCATCTGCTACGGCCTGCTCAAGGCGCTCGCCATGGAGAAGACCGGCGGCGTGCCCGCTTACGGCATGTTGCCCGCGCAGCCGCTCGATGCGGAAACCAGCTGGAAGAAACGGCTCTCGACGATCACCGGTTCGTTCCGCAAGGAGCAGGTGGCAGAGTTCCTGGAGGAAAAAGCACTGCCCGCGCTGGAGGACGTGGCAGCGGAAATGCGCCGCCGCAGCCTTGCGCCAGAAGTCACCCGCGAAGGGGGCGACGTATTGCTATCGGTACCCCATGGCGAACACGGCACCTTCAGCTACGAAGTGCGTGCGCGCGCCTTCCGCGCGCCCAGCTTCGCCTGGGCCGAGGCACACCGCCCGGGCGATGACGACAAGCGACACTTCCGTGCGATGGCGCGCAGTTCCGAAGGCGGTCATCCGCTGGATGTGACGGGTTACACCACCGAACAGCTCATCGGCGACCTGCTCAACCGTTACGCTCACTTCCGCCACGCGCGGCGGCTCGCCTGA